In the Vicia villosa cultivar HV-30 ecotype Madison, WI unplaced genomic scaffold, Vvil1.0 ctg.001648F_1_1_3, whole genome shotgun sequence genome, one interval contains:
- the LOC131636134 gene encoding LRR receptor-like serine/threonine-protein kinase GHR1: MKLFTLFVLSLSFFTIMGQLPSQDILALLEFKKCIKHDPAGYVLNSWNEESIDFDGCPSSWNGVLCNGGNVAGVVLDNLGLSADTDLSVFSNLSKLVKLSMANNSISGKLPNNVADFKSLEFLDISNNLFSSSLPVGIGQFDSLQNLSLAGNNFSGQIPNSISEMSSIKSLDLSRNALSGALPQSLTKMDSLVSLNLSHNGFTGKIPRGFELISNLDKLDLHANMLDGPLDLEFMLLSSTSYVDLSDNMLLSSDSGKFLPQISESIKYMNLSHNQLTGSLVGGAEQPVFQNLKVLDLSYNQLNGELPGFDFVYDLQILKLSNNKFSGFIPSGLLKGDSLVLTELDLSANNLSGPLSIITSTTLHFLNISSNGFTGQLPPLTGSCAVLDLSSNKFEGNLTRMFKWGNIEYLDLSRNRLTGNIPEATPQFLRLNYLNLSGNDLGDSLPKVLTRYPKLRVLDISSNQLKGFLLADFFTMPTLQELHLESNLIDGGINLSSTLDQSHLQVLDLSHNQLNSFFPDKFGSLTSLRVLNIAGNNFAGSLPTTISDMSSLDSLDISDNRFTGPLPNNMPIGLKDFNASENDLSGVVPEILRKFPTSSFFPGNDKLHFPNGPPGSTVSPADSSVGKKSMTTVVKVIIIVSCVVALFILILLAVFIHYIRMSRSSTQEYDTSKDIRGRSQPVISGPIRPTERGGPLVVSAEDLVSSRKGSPSEIISPDEKTAAVAGFSPSKHSHFSWSPGSGDSLTAENLTRLDTRSPDRLIGELHFLDDTISMTPEELSRAPAEVLGRSSHGTSYKATLDNGVLLRVKWLREGVAKQRKEFVKEIRKFANIRHPNVVGLRGYYWGPTQHEKLILSDYISPGSLSSFLYDRPGRNGPLLTWAQRLKIAVDVARGLNYLHFDRAVPHGNLKATNVLLDTPDMNARVADYCLHRLMTQAGTIEQILDAGVLGYRAPELAASKKPMPSFKSDVYAFGVILLELLTGRCAGDVVSGEEGGVDLTDWLRLRVAEGRGSECFDSTLMSEMGNPVVEKGMKEVLGIAIRCIRSVSERPGIKTIYEDLSSI, from the exons ATGAAGCTCTTTACCCTTTTTGTGTTATCTTTATCTTTCTTTACCATTATGGGGCAGCTTCCTTCTCAGGACATTTTAGCATTGTTGGAATTTAAGAAATGCATCAAGCATGACCCTGCTGGTTATGTCCTGAATTCGTGGAATGAAGAATCGATTGACTTTGACGGTTGTCCGTCTTCATGGAATGGTGTTCTTTGTAATGGTGGTAATGTTGCTGGTGTTGTCCTTGATAACTTAGGTCTCTCTGCCGATACGGACTTGAGTGTTTTTTCTAATCTGTCGAAGCTTGTGAAACTTTCCATGGCCAACAATTCCATATCAGGAAAATTACCTAACAATGTTGCTGATTTCAAAAGCCTTGAGTTTCTTGATATTTCCAATAACCTCTTTTCCTCGTCCTTACCGGTTGGAATCGGTCAATTTGATAGCTTGCAGAATCTGTCATTGGCTGGAAATAACTTTTCCGGTCAAATTCCGAATTCTATTTCCGAGATGTCTTCCATCAAATCCTTAGACTTGAGCCGCAACGCCCTTTCCGGAGCGCTTCCGCAATCGTTGACTAAGATGGATAGTCTTGTGTCTCTTAATTTGTCTCATAATGGCTTCACCGGAAAAATTCCCAGAGGTTTCGAGCTTATTTCCAACCTTGATAAACTCGACTTGCACGCGAATATGCTTGACGGTCCTTTAGATCTTGAGTTTATGCTTTTATCAAGTACTAGCTATGTTGATTTAAGTGATAACATGCTGCTGAGTTCCGATTCCGGGAAATTTCTTCCGCAAATATCTGAAAGCATTAAGTATATGAATCTAAGCCATAACCAGCTTACTGGTTCATTGGTTGGTGGAGCTGAACAACCTGTTTTCCAAAACTTGAAGGTGTTGGATCTCAGTTACAACCAATTGAATGGTGAATTACCTGGATTCGATTTCGTTTACGATCTCCAAATCCTTAAGCTTAGCAACAATAAATTTTCAGGATTTATTCCTAGTGGCTTACTTAAAGGAGATTCTTTGGTTTTAACTGAACTTGATTTGAGCGCCAACAATCTCTCAG GGCCACTGAGTATAATTACATCAACGACACTTCACTTTCTGAATATCTCGTCGAATGGTTTCACTGGCCAGCTGCCACCGCTGACTGGAAGTTGCGCTGTACTTGATCTGTCAAGTAACAAATTCGAAGGAAATTTAACGAGGATGTTTAAATGGGGGAACATAGAATATCTCGATCTCAGTCGGAATCGTTTGACAGGGAACATCCCTGAGGCAACTCCTCAGTTTTTGCGATTGAATTATTTGAACTTATCTGGTAATGATCTCGGTGACTCCCTTCCAAAAGTGTTAACACGGTATCCAAAGCTTAGAGTGCTTGATATCAGTTCCAACCAATTAAAAGGCTTTCTTCTAGCAGATTTTTTCACAATGCCGACATTACAAGAGCTTCATCTCGAAAGTAATTTGATTGACGGTGGCATCAATTTATCATCTACTCTTGACCAATCACATCTTCAGGTGCTTGATCTTTCTCACAACCAGCTTAATAGCTTTTTTCCCGATAAATTTGGATCATTAACTAGCCTGAGAGTGCTCAATATCGCTGGAAATAATTTTGCCGGTTCTCTTCCAACTACTATTTCTGACATGAGTTCTCTAGACTCCTTGGATATATCGGATAATCGTTTTACCGGTCCACTTCCAAATAACATGCCAATTGGACTCAAAGACTTCAATGCTTCGGAAAATGATCTATCTGGAGTTGTCCCAGAAATTCTTAGGAAGTTCCCtacttcttctttctttcctGGAAATGATAAGTTACATTTTCCAAATGGTCCTCCTGGATCAACCGTTTCACCAGCCGATAGTTCCGTGGGGAAGAAGTCTATGACCACGGTTGTTAAGGTAATAATTATAGTGTCATGTGTGGTTGCTCTCTTCATTTTAATCTTACTGGCTGTCTTCATACACTACATACGTATGTCAAGATCATCTACTCAAGAATATGATACAAGTAAGGATATCCGCGGACGCTCTCAACCGGTAATCTCTGGGCCTATTCGTCCGACAGAGAGAGGTGGCCCTTTGGTTGTATCCGCTGAAGATCTTGTATCCTCGCGTAAAGGATCACCATCAGAAATAATTAGTCCCGATGAAAAAACTGCAGCTGTAGCTGGATTCTCCCCATCAAAACACAGCCACTTTTCATGGTCACCAGGATCTGGCGATTCATTGACTGCCGAAAATCTCACAAGACTAGATACAAGGTCTCCGGATAGGTTGATTGGTGAGCTGCATTTTCTTGATGATACAATATCGATGACACCTGAGGAGCTATCCAGGGCACCAGCTGAAGTTTTGGGAAGAAGTAGTCACGGTACTTCTTACAAGGCAACTTTGGATAACGGCGTGTTGTTGAGAGTGAAGTGGTTGAGAGAAGGAGTCGCGAAACAAAGGAAAGAATTTGTTAAAGAGATAAGAAAGTTTGCTAACATCAGACATCCAAATGTCGTCGGTTTGAGAGGTTATTATTGGGGTCCTACGCAGCACGAGAAGCTCATTCTTTCAGATTACATTTCACCAGGAAGTCTTTCAAGTTTTCTTTATG ATCGACCAGGAAGAAACGGTCCACTGTTAACATGGGCTCAGAGGCTCAAAATAGCAGTTGATGTAGCACGTGGCCTGAACTATCTCCATTTCGACCGAGCTGTTCCTCATGGGAACCTTAAAGCTACAAACGTGCTGTTAGACACACCTGATATGAACGCACGCGTAGCTGACTATTGTCTTCACCGACTCATGACTCAAGCTGGTACCATCGAACAGATTCTTGATGCTGGTGTCTTAGGTTATCGTGCACCAGAGTTAGCCGCTTCCAAGAAGCCAATGCCGTCCTTCAAGTCAGATGTCTATGCTTTCGGCGTGATACTTTTGGAACTTTTGACCGGAAGGTGTGCTGGCGATGTGGTATCCGGTGAGGAGGGAGGTGTTGATCTTACAGATTGGCTAAGATTGCGAGTAGCAGAAGGTCGAGGCTCAGAGTGTTTTGACTCTACTTTGATGTCAGAGATGGGAAATCCAGTTGTAGAAAAGGGAATGAAAGAGGTCTTAGGAATAGCGATCCGATGTATTCGATCGGTTTCCGAAAGGCCTGGTATCAAGACTATATATGAAGATCTTTCTTCTATATAG
- the LOC131636135 gene encoding probable 3-hydroxyisobutyrate dehydrogenase, mitochondrial encodes MKICRLRSLFSLAKCNSQTLPPTTPRTFSSTSHHLQNVGFIGLGNMGSRMANNLIKAGFKLTVHDKNSDVLEMFSQMGVSTKKTPYEVSEASDVVITMLPSSAHVIDVYTGPNGLLHGGKLIRPWLLIDSSTIDPQTSRNLSATISNYILKEKKGDWEMPVKLDAPVSGSIIAAEAGSLTFMVGGSEEALVAAKSLFLSMGKSTIYCGGAGSGSAAKICNNLALAVSMLGISEALALGQSLGVSASSLTQIFNCSSARCWSSDTYNPVPGLMEGVPSSRDYNGGFASKLMAKDLNLAVESAKLAGCKYPLTSQAQEIYKDLCNGGHDVKDFSCAFRHYYSGKDEPLDN; translated from the exons ATGAAAATTTGCAGGTTGAGATCTCTGTTTTCTCTTGCCAAATGCAATTCTCAAACCTTACCACCAACAACACCACGCACTTTCTCTTCAACAAGTCATCACTTGCAG AATGTTGGATTCATTGGCCTTGGAAACATGGGATCACGAATGGCGAATAATCTAATCAAAGCTGGATTCAAACTTACAGTTCATGACAA AAACTCTGATGTTCTTGAGATGTTCTCTCAGATGGGGGTTTCCACGAAGAAAACACCATATGAAGTATCAGAAGCAAGTGACGTTGTAATTACAATGTTACCTTCTTCGGCTCAT GTGATTGATGTTTATACTGGACCAAATGGTTTGCTTCATGGTGGGAAACTCATAAGGCCGTGGTTATTGATAGATTCATCCACAATCGATCCACAAACTTCAAGAAATCTTTCCGCTACAATATCTAATTATATTCTAAAAGAAAAGAAAG GTGATTGGGAAATGCCTGTCAAGTTGGATGCTCCTGTCTCTGGAAGCATAATTGCAGCAGAAGCTGGATCACTTACTTTCATG GTTGGTGGCTCTGAGGAAGCACTTGTCGCCGCAAAATCCTTATTCCTTTCAATGGGTAAAAGTACAATATATTGTGGAGGAGCAGGGAGTGGTTCT GCTGCAAAAATCTGTAACAATTTGGCTTTGGCTGTGAGCATGCTGGGAATATCAGAAGCCCTTGCTCTAGGCCAATCTCTAGGTGTTTCTGCTAGCTCCTTGACACAGATATTTAACTGCTCCAGCGCCCGCTGTTGGAGTAG TGATActtacaacccggttcctggtctGATGGAAGGGGTGCCCTCTTCAAGGGATTACAATGGAGGATTTGCATCTAAGCTTATG GCCAAAGACTTGAACCTAGCCGTGGAGTCGGCTAAGCTGGCTGGATGTAAATACCCACTAACTTCTCAAGCTCAAGAGAT ATATAAAGATCTCTGCAATGGAGGCCATGATGTAAAAGACTTTTCATGTGCATTTCGTCATTATTACTCAGGAAAGGACGAGCCTCTTGACAACTAA